Genomic segment of Nocardiopsis mwathae:
CGCACGGGCAGGACGCCCCGGTCATGACCTCCACCACCGCCCTGGTCCTGGCCGGCACCGTGATGGGCGTCGGCCTCCTCATCTACCTCTGCGCGCACTGGGTTCCGCCCGGGCTGCGCGCGCTCCTTCTCGCCGGGGCGGGCGGCACCGCGCTGGGCACCACGTCGGGGCTGGCCCGGGTGGTCGCCTCGCAGACCGTCGCCGACGTCACCGCCGTCTTCAGCCTGCTGACCCTCCTCGCCGTCGCGCTCGCGCTGTTCGGCGGGCTGCTGATGCAGAACGCCTACCGCACCGGCCACTTCGCCGCCGCCTACGCGATGCTCCTCATCGCCGACCCGATCACCGGGGTCGGCATCGGCGCGGTACTGCTCGGCGAAGGGCTGCCGGGCACGCCGGCCGCCCAGGTCCTCGCCGTGGTCTTCGCGGCCGTGGCGATCGTCGGGACGGCCGTGCTGGCCCGGGCCAAGACCCGCAACCCCGAAGCCGTCCGGCGGTTCGGCACCGTCCGCCCCGCGACGCCGTCGACACCATCAGTCCAGG
This window contains:
- a CDS encoding DMT family transporter, yielding MVAVIYLSVAVAIAGAFCLALGSALQERDAVRAPGRGVARVGFLVHLAQRPRWLIGTVAAGAGATLHLIALSGAPLTIIQPIGVTGLLFAIVLSAAFNRLRVRRSQIAAGVAVMVGLVGVLWVFPHGQDAPVMTSTTALVLAGTVMGVGLLIYLCAHWVPPGLRALLLAGAGGTALGTTSGLARVVASQTVADVTAVFSLLTLLAVALALFGGLLMQNAYRTGHFAAAYAMLLIADPITGVGIGAVLLGEGLPGTPAAQVLAVVFAAVAIVGTAVLARAKTRNPEAVRRFGTVRPATPSTPSVQENPHDDTAQRPSLPPREPSGPGR